The DNA sequence TGGATTTTACGGTTCAAGAAACTATCTATCTTATTACTGTCTATCCTAAGAACGAAAAAGATAATCTGTCCAAAAAGGAACGAAATAATATCGCGAAACTGATTACTATATTGGAAAAAGGTATTCGAGAGGGTAAAAAATGAGCGTATACGAAAGTATCATCCAAGGGCTAAATGAAGCGGTCGACTATCAGCAGGGAAAGATAAAAGCCCGAAAAATGAAAATGACAATTAAGCCGGTAGAAAGTTTTAATACCGAAGAAATAAAAATCATTCGGCAGAAAACAGGATTGAGCCAGGTAGTATTTGCCGGTTCTCTTGGTGTTTCTCCCAAGACAGTTGAAGCATGGGAAAATGGCCGCAACAAACCGGAGGGGGCTTCCCGCCGTCTTCTTGAGCTTGTCCGTGATAACCCTGAATTATTAAAACAGTTTCAGGCAGAAGCTTAATTGAAGCAAAATCCCTTAAAGCTCCGGCCGATTTTCCCCGGAATTGACATGCAGGATCATACTTTTCACATTCTCGCTGCAATTGATCGGTTTGGGATGTACCGTGGTTGCATTTGGAATTCCAGGTCCGGAATAGGCGCCCTTGTAAATTTAAGCGGTTTTTGGTACCATACCTCGAACTAAAATCTTCCCTTTTGAGGTTTCCCATGATCGTTGTTCTCTCCAAAGGTATCTCCACCCACGATAAAGAAATGGTCCGCATCTATCTGAAGGATAGGGGTTTTGCCATACGGGATCAGGTTCTGGGGGAGGATGAGGTTATTGGCGCCACCGGCAAGGGGGTGGTGGATCTCCGGGAACTGGGGATTCTCCCCGGGGTGGAGCGGGTAGCGGCTACTTCTAAGCCCTACGAATTGGCTTCCCGGGAGTCCAAAACTGAGGATACCATCGTTACGGTTGGCGGGTCTGCTTCGCAGCCCTGGTCTGCTTCGCAGCCCTGGGTCAAGATTGGCGGGTCCCGTATTACGGTGATTGCCGGGCCCTGCGCGGTGGAAAGCCGGGAGCAGATCCTGGAAACGGCGCTCCGGGTCCGGGAATCCGGGGCGGTGATGCTCCGCGGCGGGGCCTATAAACCCCGGTCCAGTCCCTATGCCTTTCAGGGCCTGGGGATGCAGGGGCTGGAGTTTATGAAGGCCGCCGGTGAAGCAACGGGTATGCCCATCGTTACCGAGGTGGTATCCCCGGAATTCGCCGCCCAGATGAACGATCTTACGGATATGTTCCAAATTGGCGCCCGGAATATGCAGAACTTTGAGCTGCTCAAGAAGGTCGGCGCCCTGGGGAAGCCGGTACTGCTTAAGCGGGGACCCTCGGCGACCATTGAGGAGTGGCTCCTTTCGGCGGAGTACCTCCTGGCAGCGGGGACCCGGGATGTGGTGCTCTGCGAACGGGGCATCCGCACCTTCGAAACCTATACCCGAAATACCCTGGATATTTCCGCCATCCCGGTGGTAAAGGGCCTTTCCCACCTGCCGGTGTTGGTGGACCCCAGCCATGCGGTGGGTATCCGTGCCAAGGTGAGTCCCGCGGCCCTTGCGGCGATTGCTGCCGGAGCGGACGGGCTTACGGTGGAGGTCCATCCCCATCCGGACGAAGCCCTTTCCGACGGCCCCCAGTCTTTGTTTCCCGAACAGTTTGAGCGGCTCATGCGGGATATCGAAGCCCTGGCCCCGGTGGTGGGGAAGGAACTGCTCCGTACCCCCAAGCCCTCCCACGGAGGGCAACCCTCCCATGGAAGCTCGGCTTCCGCTGCTGCCGGTAACACTGTTTCCCTAAGAAGCGGCGCCGGGGACGATGCCGCCGAAGTCCTGTCCGACAAGGTAGCATTCTCCGGTGAAAGCGGCGCCTACGCCGAGCAGGCCCTGATGCGTGCCTTTGGTGAAGAAGCGCCGCGTCTGGGCGCCGCGTCTTTCCGGGCGGTTTTCGACGCCGTGCTTGACGGTTCCGCCGGGTTCGGGGTGGTGCCGGTGGAGAATAGCCTGGCAGGATCGGTCCACGAAAACTACGACCTGTTCTTCCGCTATCCCGATATCGCCATGGTGGGGGAACTGAAGCTCCGTATCGTCCACTGCCTTATTGGGGATGAAAAGGCGCAGATCGAAAACATCAGCATAGTCCGCAGCCATCCCCAGGGTTTTGCCCAGTGCCGTGATTTCTTGGACAAGTACCCCCTCTGGCAGCTTGAAGCCTGTAACGATACTGCCACTGCGGTAGCCTCCATAGCCCGGGAAGGCGCCACCAAGGTAGCCGCCATCGCCGGGGAAGCGGCGGCCAAAGCCCATGGCCTTAAGGTTCTTCGGGCAGGTATTGAGACAAACCCCTTAAACTACACCCGGTTTGTAATTATTGCCCGCCGGAACGGCAGCGACAGAGCCCCGGTTCCCCCCAGTCTGGGTTCGGAGCCCGCGAACAAGGCCAGCCTGGTGTTTTCGGTTTCCGATGAACCTGGGAGCCTCTTTGCCTGCCTTAAGATCATGAGCGAGCGGGGCATCAACCTTTCCAAGCTGGAATCCCGGCCCATCCAGGGGAAGCCCTGGGAGTATCAGTTTTACGTGGATGTTACCCTGCCCCCCACAGAGGAGACCTTCGATGCGGTGGTGCAGGAACTAAAGGCTAAGACCGAGGACTTCCATTTCCTGGGGAGCTATAGGGCGTCCCTGTAGGCTATGCGCCTCCCCCACTGTATTGACCTATTAGGTAATAACAGAGATCATGGTTGTAATTCCCTCATAAACATATCCAGTGTTTCCGGAAGGCTGTCCCAATAAAGGCCGGTATCCTTATTACAGAGCAGCTTATAAGTGTTGGATAAGAGAAACCTATCCATAAGTTCCACGACCGGCCTATGGAGCTGTGTTGCGGCTTTTGCCACAATAAATCCGGTTATGCTGTCAATCGCCCCTTCAATCAGCGCTTCCGTCAGTTCCAACTTTATACGCCTCCCTGAATTTCAGACACGCGATAGCGCGTTTTGTCCCAAAAAATACCTGATTGTACAATTTTGTGGAATCCAGCAACCGAATAGCCGTATCCTTCGCTTCCGGCGATTGCGGGTTCCCGTAAGTACCGATTAAAAGCTGGTTTAGTACCAGTCCTACCGCATCGTTTGCGACCGGTCCGATTACAATATCAATCTCATCAGTGCCACTTGCGGTTTGGTTTTTTTCATCTGAAAAACCGCGATTTTTAAGAACGAAGGACAGCCATTCCGTATCAGCCTTATGAAATTTTTTGATATGTACTTCCGGATTGTGAAGGTATTCAAATACACTGACAAATCCGCCTGCTAAGTTACCGCGACGCGCCTTTAGCAAAACGAATTTTTCCGCCTGAGTACGCAACGTTGTAGTATAAAACCCCTGTCCAAAGTCCTTTTTAAAGGCCCCAAGGGATAAATCAATATTTCGGACCTGAACGGTAGACCCATGAAACAAGGGATCAGCTAATTCTGGATAATTCATCTGCGGCTCCGCCCTGTTCGTGAACAAAACGTATAACATCGTCCACCACATAGTCATTATCATAATAGTGCAGCAATTCATAATGGGCGGCTAAAAAGGGGATAAGCTTATATTTTTGCGCCAATATTACAAATTGCGAACGGGAAAGGCCGCATGCACTCCTTACGGCGGTGGTCATAAAACTAATCCAGGTTGCAATAACTTGTTCCAATTCCATATAATAAAATTATAACAGAATAGCCATAAAAAGCAACCAACCCCGGATATCCAGATGACTCACCCAGCCTTTCGGATACCCTGTTTTGTCGGAAAAATGGCCTACCTCCGCCATAGGCTTCCGCTCGCCCGGATTATTGACGGGCTTATCCAAGAGAAAGTAATGTCCACTTCCGCATAATTAGGAGGAGCGGTGTGCGCCAATAAATTTGCAAAAATTACAATGCATTGACATATTCGGTGCTATAAAGTAATAACAAGTAATTTGGTATGAACCGAGCTAGTTAAGAAACAAATATTTCTGTAATACCTGCTGCTTCCATATGGGATTTTATACCATCTAGTCTTTCCTCGCTTGGGGCTTCAAATTCATGTGCCTCCATACCCATTCCTAAAGCAGTATATTTTCCAATCCCATAACGATGAAAAGGAAGAAGTTCAATTTTTTGAATATTTGTTGCATTCATGAACATTTTTATACGTTCATTTGCCTCTTCTTCGTCGTCATTTATGTCCTTTATAAGTGGGGTACGAACCCATATATGAACCTTTTCTTTAAGTAATTTTTTAAAATTCTCAAGTATAAGCTGATTTTTAATTCCGGTCATTTTCTGATGTTTCCCAATATCAACAATTTTAATATCAAACAATACTAAATCTATCCATGAAAGAACCTTTTCAAAAGAAGACCAGGGAACATTGCCCGCAGTATCAAGTGCTGTATGGATGCCATGGTTCTTTAGATGCCGAAAGATTTCAGCGGTGAAATCAACCTGTAACAAGGGTTCTCCTCCGGAAACAGTTACACCACCGCCGGATCTTTTGTAGAAAATCCGATCGCGCAGCAATTGTTCGCCTAATTCCTCTGCGGTTATCTCAATACCGATAATTGATAATGCACCAAATAAACATGTCTCTGCACATGCAAAACATCGGTTGCATAAATTCCAGTTAAGATAATGCATACCATTTTTTAAAAAATGAGCGCCGGTTTTGCAGACTTTGACACAGGAGCCACAGTTTTTACAGGATCTTTCCAAATACTGTAATTGCTTTTTCGGTGAAATTGTCTCCGGGTTATGACACCATTTACAGGCAACACTGCATCCTTTCAGAAATACCGTAGTCCGTGTGCCTGGACCATCATCAAGAGAAAATCTCTGTATGTTTGTAATGATCCCCAAATTATCTTTATATGCCATTATTTTCCGTACGGTTTATTATCTCATCTTGAAGAACAGGATCCAATGTTACAAAATAAGCGCTGAACCCTGAAACTCTAACAACTAAATTGCGATGCTTTTGAGGATTACGTTTTGCATCCAGTAGGGTTTCCCGGCTTACCACATTAAACTGAACTTCCATACCACCGCCTTCAAAATAACCTTCAACAAGGGTTCGAAGCATTTCCTTATGGGATTCTTTTTCAAAGAATGCAGGATTGAATTTTAAATCAAAAACAAGGCCATTTGCTGCTTGCTTATGGTCAAACACGAGTGCCGATTGTGCGGCTGCGGTTGGCCCTTTCGTATCCATGCCCTGGACAGCTGATATGGCATTCGAAAGGGATATGCATTTTTCCCTGCCATCGGGAAGGGCACCTGTTTTTTTACCCATAACTGACTGGTCATGTACCGTATAGAGACCTGCCTGATAAGAGTAGCCCCTGTTATTTTTTTGATCCCTGACAGTTGCGCAGTATAAATCGGTAATTTCTTTCATATATTTGTCTGCTTCGGGAATATCATTGCCATATTTAAGGCAGCGATTCTGTGCATAACCCTGAAGCTGCTCAAAACCAATAAAGTTACCTGCAAGAGCTTTAGAAAAATCCTTCAATGTTACCATTTTTTTATCGAATACTATTTGTTTAATAGCAATGAGCGAATCAACGGCATTCGCCATTCCACATGCATTCGCAGTGGAAAAACAATAATCGGGCCCAAGGGCAGAAGCATCTTCTCCCTTTTTTACACACCCATCGTAGGTTGCGGATAGTAATGGACTTGGAAAATAATACGGATATACAGTATCAAGAAGATTACAGGCTTTCATAAATTTTTGA is a window from the Treponema primitia ZAS-1 genome containing:
- a CDS encoding DUF3990 domain-containing protein, which translates into the protein MNYPELADPLFHGSTVQVRNIDLSLGAFKKDFGQGFYTTTLRTQAEKFVLLKARRGNLAGGFVSVFEYLHNPEVHIKKFHKADTEWLSFVLKNRGFSDEKNQTASGTDEIDIVIGPVANDAVGLVLNQLLIGTYGNPQSPEAKDTAIRLLDSTKLYNQVFFGTKRAIACLKFREAYKVGTDGSAD
- a CDS encoding helix-turn-helix domain-containing protein — protein: MSVYESIIQGLNEAVDYQQGKIKARKMKMTIKPVESFNTEEIKIIRQKTGLSQVVFAGSLGVSPKTVEAWENGRNKPEGASRRLLELVRDNPELLKQFQAEA
- a CDS encoding glycyl-radical enzyme activating protein produces the protein MAYKDNLGIITNIQRFSLDDGPGTRTTVFLKGCSVACKWCHNPETISPKKQLQYLERSCKNCGSCVKVCKTGAHFLKNGMHYLNWNLCNRCFACAETCLFGALSIIGIEITAEELGEQLLRDRIFYKRSGGGVTVSGGEPLLQVDFTAEIFRHLKNHGIHTALDTAGNVPWSSFEKVLSWIDLVLFDIKIVDIGKHQKMTGIKNQLILENFKKLLKEKVHIWVRTPLIKDINDDEEEANERIKMFMNATNIQKIELLPFHRYGIGKYTALGMGMEAHEFEAPSEERLDGIKSHMEAAGITEIFVS
- a CDS encoding DUF3791 domain-containing protein — encoded protein: MELEQVIATWISFMTTAVRSACGLSRSQFVILAQKYKLIPFLAAHYELLHYYDNDYVVDDVIRFVHEQGGAADELSRIS
- the aroF gene encoding 3-deoxy-7-phosphoheptulonate synthase; the encoded protein is MIVVLSKGISTHDKEMVRIYLKDRGFAIRDQVLGEDEVIGATGKGVVDLRELGILPGVERVAATSKPYELASRESKTEDTIVTVGGSASQPWSASQPWVKIGGSRITVIAGPCAVESREQILETALRVRESGAVMLRGGAYKPRSSPYAFQGLGMQGLEFMKAAGEATGMPIVTEVVSPEFAAQMNDLTDMFQIGARNMQNFELLKKVGALGKPVLLKRGPSATIEEWLLSAEYLLAAGTRDVVLCERGIRTFETYTRNTLDISAIPVVKGLSHLPVLVDPSHAVGIRAKVSPAALAAIAAGADGLTVEVHPHPDEALSDGPQSLFPEQFERLMRDIEALAPVVGKELLRTPKPSHGGQPSHGSSASAAAGNTVSLRSGAGDDAAEVLSDKVAFSGESGAYAEQALMRAFGEEAPRLGAASFRAVFDAVLDGSAGFGVVPVENSLAGSVHENYDLFFRYPDIAMVGELKLRIVHCLIGDEKAQIENISIVRSHPQGFAQCRDFLDKYPLWQLEACNDTATAVASIAREGATKVAAIAGEAAAKAHGLKVLRAGIETNPLNYTRFVIIARRNGSDRAPVPPSLGSEPANKASLVFSVSDEPGSLFACLKIMSERGINLSKLESRPIQGKPWEYQFYVDVTLPPTEETFDAVVQELKAKTEDFHFLGSYRASL